The Choristoneura fumiferana chromosome Z, NRCan_CFum_1, whole genome shotgun sequence DNA window ctgcgaagcaattcaatggtgagtgtgaagttcccaatccgcactgggccgcgtgggaactatggcgcaagccctcttgttctgagaggaggcctgtgcccagcagtgggacgtatttaggctgggatggtatAAGCAGGGGTGGTGACTGTTAGCAGATGTAAATAGCTATCCCTTTATGTTATTTACTgtacgtacctacattttaaGTGCACAATCACCCCTTTGTCACATTAACACCGAACGACCTCGATCaaaaattagtaataataataataaaaaactcgGGAGACTTATATGTAGTCGCATAGAAATAATAAGCAATTCCAAATATAGCACTTCTTATTGTCCATACATAAAAACTACTACATACAAATCTTGTTTCTTACATAATAACATGTTATATCGAGAACGCAACAGAACAAAGTTCTGTGTGGTTAGAGTTAAATTGAACCCTGGTTTTATTTGAACTTACTTTACATTGAAAACTTTGCAGATGAAGCGACAAGGTTCTAAACGGATCCAGTTAAATTGTGTATTAAATTAATCTGattgtttttacattttcaattgTTTCTATGCAACCTCTAGGCAATTACTAACTAACAATATAGTAAAACATTGTGGgtaaaaatctatataaaacaCAAACCTTTCCATCAAgctgtataaaaatattgttgtagTACAGTCTGCCACACTAAACATTCTGTTTGCACGCCTTGTGACACTGACGGATATATCGAAACACAAAACTTGCGAAAATATCGGCCCTGAAATATCGATATATATCTATTGCGGATACGATATTAGCACGTTATAGACTAAATTTGaaacattaaagaaaaaataccgtATAGACTTTAAGGTCCCATTGGGAAGAGGTGAAAATGAAAAGAGTTTTTAgctgattattaaaaaaaaaaacggccaagagcgtgtcggacacgcccaaaatagggttccgtagccattacgaaaaaattaaggtatatttttctttctaaggatttcgtattttatacggaatcttccaagtttaggtatattttataccttaggctgctatttactcataaactactaataattctcaagcaaattggccgctatagttttccttgaaagttggatatacttactaccatcctgattttttttttaaatttccacccaccggtttagattttagagggggggggggacgctcgattttaatgaaaatttgcactttaaagttgaatatttcgcaaacacatcactgaatcgaaaaatcgttttagcaacccctaatggacctatccaacgataccccacactatagggttggatgagaaaaaaaaatcacccccactttacgtttatgggaggtagcctaaaaaattttttttataaattttgattgtaccattttttcggcatagtttacatatatattcgtgcaaaattacagctttctatcattgatagtccctgagcaaaatcgcggacggacagacagacagacatggcgaaactataagggttccgtttttgccattttggctccggaaccctaaaaagctttcTTGCTTCCCTAATTCTAAAaactttcagaaaaaaaatactataacatCACGTTGAACCTATCGATATTTACGGGCCATCGACATAATTATCGATATCCACATTTTGTCTACTTGCAACCCTAAATGTGACAAGGTGCACAAAAAGACAGAAAGTGTGAGCAACTGTACAGTCGAGTCTTAAATAAATTACACTGAACgccacaaatacaaatatttacgaATAGTTGGAATAGATGCATATAGCGCTTGACTGTACCAAGCTATTTTACTTTATCACGCACCTAGCTTACACATGTAATGAGCGATGGCCATTTACCTAGaggcattaaaaaaatatataaaaaaatagtattcaATCAAATATGACAACAATTAAATTCTCACGTCCCAAAGCGAACTTTCCCTTTTCGATAacgaaatacggtatttgactattttgtatatgttttataaattaaaaattcacaatgcctgttatcgaatagagaaacaatttttaagctacctttacaaataacaaagttataaaggtttgaaattcaagattagacagagaaagacatactggcatgtgacgtcacacgccagtaccgccattgctgcatagagaaagagacagctatacagatttttcaaaaaatcactataaatccaattttcaaccgatttaaattttctctacgctaaacactatctgtatatctatattttcaaaataatattaagatatggcaaattaaggagttgtcaaataccgtaatgTGACGAGACGGAAAACTAGCTTAAAGGAttatggtttttttattaagcCATTATTATGTCAATTGAGCTCATTTTAAGAACGAGTTATGAACGGTATTATTAATGAGCGCATTTGTGATCTATTCAATGACCTTAAGTGGAATTCAATGTACTATCAAACCAACTGAACTGCAGTCACCCAGTAAAACATTATTGGCAAAAAAACTCAGTGAATCAAGTcaatttttaatgaaacattCGAGAAGGTTCGATAGCACACCTAACCTAACTCTAGTCCTATTGTATATTGTATCCCAGTATAAGCTCATTTCGAGTGTCATACTCGATCACGAAAAACATTTCATCGAATGACACTGTTACAAACAAACGTTACTGCAAATATTCAAACTaaaaacaatgagggctatcgcgtatgaattcgccactagaggcgctagtgtagcgtgaggtctccgaaatgtcaaatctcatagtttttgggtgagctacgcgggtttatttataataagaataattttgtgaatattttgcaatacctgaaattaattatggcaaacatgcgttccggggcaattaatgtctgtgttttgagacagtgttgtctttcggaaacttttgtcctcacttttttccgaacaaaacgggactacgcaacactgtggtacgCTTTtagggtgtattaaatatgattttaatctaaactttgttttcacgttcttagactttgaaagccatacttaaaaacctcacgcaagaCACGCGAGACAAAAAAccatagccctcattgtacaaCGAAACTCCTTACCGCGAAAACAGAATATCGCGAATCATTTTAATAAGATTGATATTTATGTTGTGactgtgaaaaatatttatcacaaacaTAAGGCATCTTTAAATTCTAATTTTGACAATACCTAACAAaattcagtaaaataaaaaaaataacaaaacaataaataaaatccccataaaaatatgtttaaattttgatgattttctttttctttgtttgtgaagtaatttcaaatttaatgttGGTAATACTGTATGTATTCAAAATAGAAGTTAGGAATcctaaatttaaacaattaacCGTCAAAGGAAGGATTAATTTCAAAGCAAATTTAAGTATCTTTCGCGATTAAGTGTGGCACTATTTTCCGAGGTTACAAAACTtcgtaaggcacttgtcccaccgccgacgatgagcgagaagcgagcagagcgagtaactagaaacgagtgggcgagcagcgagaagcgagtgttcgagcacgacgggcgattactcgctccactcgctcgagccgggcggccgccaagctaacagcgctgagcgagtatcgctgacctagttttatagctcttgtcgctgcgacaaaagatgtaagagcgagttctcgccgacagtgtgaacagcagcgatcaatattaatatatatgtctcttttactcacacaggatcttatatcttttgttcgtttcttgagcgagaaaatagtcgatagccaatcgtttcctcgccggcggtgagacaactgcctaagaaAGATACGACGTGATATCCAGCTTTTGAATATTCGCAGTAACGGCTTTTTGTAACAGTGTGCATCGATGAAATGCCTTTCGTGATTGACTATGAGACTCCATGCCTAAGTAGCTCGCACATTTTGGTACCAGTAGCTGGCgcctgtacagtcaccagcattaatatctgccacagcggagcgtgcaaaaatatctgacacgtccttccggccctagaaatatagtcgtatcagatatttatgcacgctagttgtgtcagatattggtgctggtgactgtaccatcagccaaataagtggtctatcaagcaagctcctatcaaattaatgacgctaaagtcgaactttcaagttgacagacacgtctattggcattattgttttatgacatgcaaacgattatcaacttaagggtggtagaccagATATTTGGCTGGTGCGTCTTACATGCAAGTGAGACAAGCATGCAAGCTACTTGCATGAAAACTGAGCTACATGTGTATTCCCGGCCTTATGTGTCGGCCGAGGCGGTCCGTCGTCTTATCCGATGATCGCACCTCTAGTCTTTATTTAACTGTGGCCGCGCGGACGGCACGTTTTACCACTTCTTCTTGTGCTCGTCCATGCTCACGCCGCCGGGGCCGAGGTACACGATCATGAGCAGGCCGCCGATGACGGATAGAGTCTGGAAAACACACATCATCAGCCTGTGTAAgtcactgcagggctactacgaaactcgaaactcgaagttcgtatcgtgccgtccctctcgctctcgtgtaaaattgtataagtaagagggaccgcacgacacgaacttcgagtttcgagtttcgtagtagccttgctgctTACACGCGTGcagctatcctatgtccatccccgggacgcaaactatctgtacaccgaatttcatctaaattggttcaacgGTTCagacgtgaagaagtaacaaacaaacttataaactttcgcatttataatattggcgGGATAgaactattctattctattctcggGGCAGCcgtttaaggggctacccgaggttttcatcgatttttgacaagttttgaatcgtatctccaacttttgcactacagatagaattataagtcaaacggctaccggttcttcaatcttttatctccatttttgtctaacggatttaaaaaaattaatactacttcattttgtacgattttttttaaacattgcctaaaaaaacacttatttcgtatctctattgacgtgaaagatctaacatatacgaaatctacatatttgggttcgtctttgacgtctctaaaaactggtcgagggttttcatttgaaactaataaacacaaaagttatggccagaaaaccagtttttttggcctaaaattgttcaactttgatgccaaatatctcgaagacaataaactttgaagtaaatatgggatactatattgcttaaagccgttgttgttaatataataagctacaaaaaaacattagaaaactaaggaattcagatcgaaaaTCATTGGgtcatgggatccccttaaaaaTGTCTCACCTGGAAGAAGTCGTACTTGAGGAAGTCTCTAAGAGGCTTGTAAGTGGGCACGGCCCACCACGCGTTGTGATACAAGTTGAGCACGCTCAACACCAGAACCAGCATCAGCGCCGACAGCTTCGTGCGGTAGCCAACCGTCACCAGGATCATGAGGATGCTGCCCAACAGGTCCTGGACGATCTGCGACGGAAGAACAATTTACGACTTACACGTGGCAGAGCCTTAtcgtaaccacttgctggctgcagtacggatcgaccggctcgaccgggttagtaaaggccgaccagaattataaaaaacctccccataatacggtatttgacaactcctgatattgccatatcttaatattattatgaaaatatagatatacagatagtgtttaacgaagagaaaatttaaatcggttgaataactgaatttatagtgattttttgaaaaatctatatacctgtctctttctcaaacgcttttctctatgcagcaagtatagcGGTACTGgcgcgtgacgtcacatgccagtatgtctttctctgtctaatcttgaatttcaaacctttataactttgttatgtgtaaaggtagcttaaatttgtttttctattcgataacaagcattgtgtaattttaatttataaaacatatacaaaatagtcaaataccgtattgcggaaaaccaataggactaatttcttgcactggtaacactaaattcaaatgtcatctgtctattgctgtcaaagtttaacgttgtttgcgcgtggtattttagttttattttgtgtttttgtgcgttaaaatgccgaaaattatccatagctttggaaggaaaataattcacaatgtataaaagtatttgtcatagaaaaagtccgagGGATTAGCAAATATAAAATCACCGACACTGATGTCAAtgtgactggtaggtatcgtatagtaagtgtaaataatgttgcaatataaaacttagaagtgctgccctcccGTCgtagtgaagaaacgtaatatgcatgtaacgtaacaccagagactcgtttagtgatgggacctaatggatcttgagttataacggtacttattaattggtaactAACGAATATTCTAgcaaactccgtttagccttactcaagaggcaaataatattccaacctagaatttcactaatattcacatcaaaattagcgtaataataggtttaattatgacattaattatgattccatcccagcctatatacgtcccactgctgggcagaggcctcctctcagaacaagagggcttgggccatagttcccacgcgggcccagtgcggattgggaacttcacacgcaccattgaattgcttcgcaggtttgtgcaggtttcctcaagatgttttccttcaccgcaaagctcgtggtaaatttcaaatgtaactccgcaactcagaggtgcgagccggggtttgaacccacgaccctctgcttgagagacgatagggcaaaccactaggccaccacggctctctaGTCTCGTgttattgacagctgtcacccgcaccatgctacaatgaaagtactatAAGACGCTGCCGGCCCTATATAGGCCGCGCTCTATACgacctattgacaaatccaagACTGGTTACCAGTTGcaataattcaaataaattcaattaataACCAAACCAACATGAAGTCGGTAAACCCCCGactatgtcacttcaaagttcaatatctcaaaaacggcttaaccggttttgataaaacatgttaaGAACCATCACTAAAAAACCTACTTtgaaaattcaaatcggtccacccgtttaagagctacggtgccacagacactgacacacatagcggtaaaacttataattataacacccctctttttgggtcgggggttaaaaaaagccCATCATTCCGTTTACTAACCTGCAAGAACGATATCTCAAAGCGTAGCAGCGTTATGAACATGAAAGCCAGCAGTATACGGCCGGCCAGCTGCAGATAGGTCTTCGGTTTGTTCTCGCCCAGCGACGGCACTCCGGCGAACAGGCTCCGGCCTTCGGCCCGCGCCTCCGCTAACACCAGCAACAGGGCTCCGATGAGGGCCAGGTTACGCAGGAGGAACTGCATGTCCCACAATATGCTGTAGGCGAACGTCTGGAAGGAAGGTTAGTGTtaataccggtaaaaagttggtaacgttacctctgtcaaacagatttaacgttaaattgTAATTAACGTTATAAACGATGTACCGttacttttacaatttttaccggtattaaaaatttaacgtTATAAGCTGTTCACATAAAGTTAACGTTAGtttaaaagtatcgttaaaagaTTACTTCTCACTTTTACATTCTGCTAAATCAGAACATTTGTTTATGCTATTAAATCTACTCAACAACGATATGTATGTGCTTGTATGTGATtcgtatcaaaaaataattaagaattgcTATTTTTACGGATTATATTATGCATTCACGATTATAATTTGGATCCCGACGTTTTGAGTCCATTTCAAGTCTCATGGTCAcggaaaaactaaaaacaaaaattaccaaTTGAAGTAATGTTACGTTTTtaacgttataataatgtaaagaaaaattatcGTTATCAAGTAACgttaattgggtaacgttacCATAATGTTAATTTATCAAGTAACGTCataatttaataccggtacaaggtatttttacgattttaccgttatgtaacgttacttataatgtgtatttggtaacgttaacaagccctggattcttgcggcgcattcttcttggcaatgatggtcttgcAATATCGACCCTgtttgtgatcaaaaatatagaaacatgaactgtaataccttaataatagagtgcatatgccgatatttttgaacaccttGCCCGCTTCGAAAAATCTCATGGCGACTGTACACGCCCTTAGGACTTATcactttttaacagacttcaataAAGGAGCAGCTACATATTAATTCAGTTGAATTTTTTCTCCAATGGATAGGCAAAGGAAATGTAATCCATACAGCCGTCAAAtggaccatttaaaaaaaacgcaattaCCTGTAAAACTACGATGAAGAAGAGCATCCCACAAGCTATGTCCACTTTCAACCTTCCCAAGACCATGACGCAGCCCCCTATCTGTCCTAATAAGTTGATTATCTGCaacataacaacaaataaatcaGTCGGACAAAGGTCGTCAATTTGTACGATTAATACACAATACAATGCTTTGTAATTGTATAAATTCCATGGGGTGGGTACAATAGTTCAATTTGGTCTCATCTTAATATCATGAATGCCGAAGTTTGTGATGGCGTTTCTTATTGCCTAAAGTTGAAAGAATTTGAATGAAAACGAAAAAATGATCCTTTTAAAGAAGTGCATCTTAGGAGAAAATTATCCTTGTAAGAAGTGCATCTTAGGAGAAAATTATCCATGTAAAGTGCGTCGTTAGAGACAATGTTCCATGTAAAGAAGTGCATCTTTAGAGGAAATAATCTTTGTGAATAAGTGCATCTTCAGAGATAATGTAATGACTGTAGTAAAGAATCGCATCTTTGGCGAAAATGATcttattaaaaaagtgtacTTTTAGAGAAAATGTTTTTCGTAAAGAAGTGCGTCTTTGGAGAAAGCGATCAATATATAAAAAGAGCATCTTTGGagaaaatatagataataatCCTTTTAAAGAAATGCATCTTCagaaaaaatgtgttttactataccacgcgccatataaatctgcctaaaaggtCATTACTTAATACACAGTTtagacgcatttttgagatacattttttatgcgacgtctttacgttactcccggattgtgttcgaatcgcttaacggtatagtgcctatacaattattggaattataacaatatagtttttgtggtactagtcggggcaatgaacttttaggcaaagttaggcggcggaaggtatatcAACATCCTCATTAATCATGGTATACTGACCACGAACATGGTGGCGAGGAACTTCCCGCAGCCCCAGGACATGTCCATGTAGTCGCGCTGCTCAGACCACTGGAACCACATCCGGAGCCCGTCCTCGAGGAACGTGCTGATGAGGCACAGCCGCGCCACCGTCGGGAGCACATTCTTGCCTTTGCGAATCACCTGCGGAAGAGAATAGGTTATTTTTCTTCTCATGCTCCGTAATTCCTGGTAAATTTTCATGCCTGAATCtagcgacataaaattacttttatctCTAGTGTATAAAAGTAAATCTTCCTCTAAGTCCAatgtaatcaaaataaatcaataaaactaaaaatgtataattatacagcaacgcatgaaaaataaaaggcatagtaagtgaacaagtgtatccactgttgctatttaagattctcgccatcgaagtgaaaagaagagtgtaaaactcgagcattagacccattttcccttcgacgtgtctatccaccctcgctgtaccggcttgggtggctatatgaacgcctcgggtaaaatggctcgttttatgctcttgttgtacaatctactattgactTGGGCATATTTTAAACTGAAATaactacatactcgtattaaacTAGTACTAATACTGTATATagtagtattgtaactaagggaccccatacatccctgtatttttttattattttttttttttgtattttttttctttaattgtataatatagtttttaagtattttatttgtaattatattacttattatgaaaaaatgactttctgccaagtttcttgcggcgcattcttcttggcaatgatggtatttccgaaagcgctggtagtttaaaaaaatgacgtgtaaaagtgccattgcggcctatttactgaat harbors:
- the Surf4 gene encoding surfeit locus protein 4, which codes for MQIPTEYVSTAEDVADQVIRKGKNVLPTVARLCLISTFLEDGLRMWFQWSEQRDYMDMSWGCGKFLATMFVIINLLGQIGGCVMVLGRLKVDIACGMLFFIVVLQTFAYSILWDMQFLLRNLALIGALLLVLAEARAEGRSLFAGVPSLGENKPKTYLQLAGRILLAFMFITLLRFEISFLQIVQDLLGSILMILVTVGYRTKLSALMLVLVLSVLNLYHNAWWAVPTYKPLRDFLKYDFFQTLSVIGGLLMIVYLGPGGVSMDEHKKKW